A stretch of Ignavibacteria bacterium DNA encodes these proteins:
- a CDS encoding homogentisate 1,2-dioxygenase — MFPLKKGKTTSQAHVGLPEGTYEEEHGRKGFFGKSAHLYHTHPPTGWIKFEGKLRPHCLDLNKLSPSDFNDAKGSSICFIKNNDVQLYVSRRSEPMPFYYRNADGDEMYFVHRGNGKIETDFGALDFEKGDYIIIPRAVTYRIIPKTKDNFFFIVQSRTEFNEPDKGLIGQHALYDPAVITTPEPEPIIDNKEWDVRIKVDEEFSTVTYPFNPIDVVGWKGDLTVWKINMRDIRPIMSHRAHLPPSAHTTFVTEGAVICSFLPRPLEEDEDALRVPFFHRNTDYDEIIFYHDGEFFSRDNIGPGMLTLHPRGIHHGPHPKALANQKKKTHTDEYAVMLDGLNPLYITSEGEKVEWEEYWKSWLENK; from the coding sequence ACACGGACGCAAAGGTTTTTTCGGGAAGTCAGCGCATTTATATCATACGCATCCGCCGACGGGATGGATAAAATTTGAAGGAAAACTTCGCCCGCATTGTTTGGACTTAAACAAACTTTCTCCGAGTGATTTCAATGATGCAAAAGGAAGTTCAATTTGCTTCATCAAAAACAATGACGTTCAGCTGTATGTTTCTCGACGCAGTGAACCGATGCCGTTTTATTATCGCAATGCCGATGGTGATGAAATGTATTTTGTGCATCGCGGCAATGGAAAAATAGAAACAGACTTTGGCGCGCTTGATTTTGAAAAAGGCGATTATATTATTATTCCTCGCGCTGTAACGTATCGCATCATTCCAAAAACAAAAGATAATTTCTTTTTTATTGTTCAATCGAGAACAGAATTTAACGAGCCGGATAAAGGATTGATTGGACAACACGCATTATACGACCCGGCAGTAATTACAACTCCCGAGCCCGAACCGATTATTGATAACAAAGAATGGGATGTTCGCATAAAAGTTGATGAAGAATTTTCGACGGTTACATATCCGTTTAACCCGATTGATGTTGTCGGTTGGAAAGGCGATTTGACGGTTTGGAAAATCAATATGCGCGACATTCGACCGATAATGAGTCATCGCGCACATCTTCCGCCGTCAGCACACACAACGTTTGTAACCGAAGGAGCAGTGATTTGCAGTTTTCTTCCTCGTCCATTAGAAGAGGATGAAGATGCGTTGCGTGTTCCGTTCTTTCATCGCAACACAGATTACGATGAAATCATTTTTTACCACGACGGAGAATTTTTCAGCAGAGATAATATCGGACCAGGAATGTTAACGTTGCATCCGCGAGGAATACATCATGGTCCGCATCCAAAAGCATTAGCGAATCAAAAGAAGAAAACTCACACTGATGAATATGCAGTAATGCTCGATGGATTAAATCCTCTCTATATTACTTCCGAAGGAGAAAAAGTTGAATGGGAAGAATATTGGAAAAGTTGGTTAGAAAATAAGTAA
- a CDS encoding flavin reductase family protein — MVVDPKTTNEKNLYKLMIGCIVPRPIAFISTTNTEEGNNLAPFSFFMGVGANPPSLAISISKRGNDGGTKDTLKNILEMNEFVVNVVTEEIAEQMNITSAEFPSHIDEFIVSKLTPIPSAKVRPPRVKESPINMECRMLQSVTVGDSTIIIGEIVYFHIAEDVFENYRIDISELHPIGRLAGDHYSRTRDIFDLVRPKT; from the coding sequence ATAGTTGTTGACCCGAAAACAACGAATGAGAAAAATCTTTATAAATTGATGATTGGATGTATTGTTCCTCGTCCTATTGCATTCATTTCTACAACGAATACGGAAGAAGGCAATAATCTTGCGCCGTTTAGTTTTTTTATGGGAGTGGGAGCAAATCCGCCGTCGTTGGCTATTTCTATATCGAAACGTGGAAACGATGGAGGAACGAAAGATACATTGAAGAATATTTTAGAAATGAATGAATTTGTCGTAAACGTAGTTACTGAAGAAATTGCGGAACAAATGAACATTACCTCTGCAGAGTTTCCTTCGCACATTGATGAATTTATTGTTTCAAAACTTACTCCAATTCCAAGTGCAAAAGTGCGACCACCGCGAGTAAAAGAATCTCCCATCAATATGGAATGTAGAATGTTGCAATCTGTTACCGTTGGCGATTCCACCATCATCATCGGCGAGATAGTGTATTTTCATATCGCGGAGGATGTATTTGAGAATTATCGTATTGATATTTCCGAACTTCACCCTATTGGGAGATTAGCGGGAGATCATTACAGCAGAACACGAGATATTTTTGATTTAGTGCGACCGAAAACGTAA